In one window of Hyla sarda isolate aHylSar1 chromosome 1, aHylSar1.hap1, whole genome shotgun sequence DNA:
- the LOC130311866 gene encoding DNA damage-regulated autophagy modulator protein 1-like, with the protein MELKGLGFVPLLLAFWCAAWLATSYIVTVVLGHAASPLMHISDVGNFFPENILLRIGFIGTSIGTLVLTFLIYKYMVMHTEEFRGHQVLIQRILLAIVWASCFGTAVMHVLSPEEYPRIHFVSMVISITCEALYYLGQSIQMYKLPGANKVIHHSRCTCCGLAFTCAIFYFGYKTLQELFYDDEDWDEIREITTIIIEWVMLLLILINIVTYYSTMQRLMLTVSRNSCKLSLRVRIDDFGV; encoded by the exons atggagctaaaaggtttggggttcgtcccccttctgttggcgttttggtgtgcggcctggcttgccaccagctacatcgtgacggtcgtcctcggccatgccgcctcgccactgatgcacatcag tgacgtgggaaatttctttcccgaaaacatattattgagaattggtttcatagggacatccattggcactttggtactaacctttcttatttataagtatatggttatgcatactgaagagttcaggggtcatcaggtcctgatccagaggatcctgctcgccattgtgtgggcctcctgttttggtacagctgtcatgcatgtattgtcccccgaagaatatcccaggatacactttgtcagcatggtaatttccattacatgtgaagccttatactaccttgggcagtccatccagatgtataaattaccaggagcaaacaaagtcatccaccatagtagatgcacctgctgtggcctggcttttacctgcgcaattttctactttggatataaaacattacaggaattattctatgatgatgaagactgggatgagatccgtgaaatcaccaccataatcatcgagtgggtgatgcttctactgatcctgataaacatcgtgacctattattccaccatgcagaggttaatgttaaccgtctccaggaacagctgcaaactctctcttagagtaagaattgatgacttcggggtgtag